The following are from one region of the Amycolatopsis sp. QT-25 genome:
- a CDS encoding methionyl-tRNA formyltransferase gives MRVAMFGYQTWGHRTLRALIDAGHDVALVVTHPKSEHAYEKIWSDSVADLAEANGIRALLRQRPDDAELLAELKEADLDLIVANNWRTWLPPEIFQMPRHGTLNVHDSLLPAYAGFSPLIWALINGEKEVGLTAHLMDADLDAGDIVLQRSVPVGPKDTTTDLFHRTVDLIAPITTEAIELIASGDYTPVEQDRSKASFFHKRALEDSLIDWSWPAEEIERLVRAQSDPYPNAFTYHRGKQLRVVRSSVSAGNYGGTPGRIFIREGEGVVIVAGPEARRGRSHGLVIERVRTEDGTELAANDYFRTLGGYLTSRP, from the coding sequence ATGCGGGTCGCCATGTTCGGATACCAGACCTGGGGACACCGCACCTTGCGTGCGTTGATCGACGCGGGGCACGATGTCGCCCTCGTCGTCACCCACCCGAAAAGTGAACACGCCTACGAGAAGATCTGGTCCGATTCGGTCGCGGACCTCGCCGAGGCCAACGGGATCCGCGCGCTGCTGCGCCAGCGTCCGGACGACGCGGAACTGCTCGCGGAGCTGAAGGAAGCCGATCTCGACCTGATCGTCGCCAACAACTGGCGCACCTGGCTGCCGCCCGAGATCTTCCAAATGCCGCGTCACGGCACACTGAACGTCCACGACTCGCTGCTGCCCGCCTACGCCGGCTTCTCGCCGCTGATCTGGGCGCTCATCAACGGCGAGAAGGAAGTGGGCCTGACCGCCCACCTGATGGACGCCGACCTCGACGCGGGCGACATCGTGCTGCAGCGGTCCGTCCCGGTCGGCCCGAAGGACACGACGACCGATCTCTTCCACCGGACGGTCGACCTCATCGCCCCGATCACCACCGAGGCGATCGAGCTCATCGCGAGCGGGGACTACACGCCGGTCGAACAGGACAGGTCGAAGGCCAGCTTCTTCCACAAGCGCGCCCTCGAAGACAGCCTCATCGACTGGTCATGGCCCGCCGAGGAGATCGAGCGGCTGGTGCGCGCGCAGTCCGACCCGTACCCCAACGCCTTCACCTACCACCGCGGCAAGCAACTGCGCGTCGTGCGTTCCTCGGTGTCGGCGGGGAACTACGGCGGAACTCCCGGGCGAATCTTCATCCGTGAAGGTGAAGGTGTCGTCATCGTCGCCGGGCCGGAAGCACGCCGCGGCCGTTCCCACGGTCTCGTGATCGAGCGGGTGCGGACCGAGGACGGCACCGAACTGGCCGCGAACGACTACTTCCGCACTCTGGGCGGCTACCTCACCAGCCGGCCCTGA
- a CDS encoding iron chelate uptake ABC transporter family permease subunit: MLLGISVGLCSIATAAAGAIAFLALTAPQLAKRLTRSSGPGLAAAALMGMLLLVTSDLITQQFLAGLPVGLVTGAISGLYLAWLLVSRRGVGRVAR, from the coding sequence GTGCTCCTCGGGATCAGTGTGGGGCTGTGTTCGATCGCCACGGCCGCCGCCGGCGCGATCGCGTTCCTGGCGCTCACCGCGCCTCAACTGGCGAAGCGGCTCACGCGGTCTTCGGGCCCGGGGCTCGCCGCGGCGGCGCTGATGGGCATGCTCCTGCTGGTGACGAGCGATCTGATCACCCAGCAGTTCCTCGCCGGCCTGCCCGTCGGGCTGGTGACCGGGGCGATCAGCGGCCTGTATCTGGCCTGGCTCCTGGTTTCCCGGCGCGGGGTCGGCCGGGTTGCGCGCTGA
- a CDS encoding ABC-F family ATP-binding cassette domain-containing protein — MSATLVAKNLAAGHGDRVLFSGLDLVVSPGEVIGLVGVNGAGKSTLLKTLGGLVPPEEGSVRLNPPTATVGHLPQEPERRAGESVRAFLSRRTGVTAAQAELDAATEALTAGEPGADDAYGLALDRWLALGGADLDDRAGEVVADVGLTVHLDQPMMSLSGGQAARAGMASLLLSRYDIFLLDEPTNDLDLDGLERLERFVTGLRAGTVLVSHDREFLARTVDRVVELDYAQQQVRTYGGGYESYLEERAVARRHAREEYEEFANTKASLEARGAMQRSWMEKGVKNARRKATDNDKVGRKFRSEATEKQASKARQTDRMIERLDVVEEPRKEWELRMEIAAAPRAGAVVATLRGAVVRRGEFTLGPLDLQIDWADKVAITGANGAGKSMLLAALLGRVPVDEGAASLGSGVVVGEVDQARKLFLGDLPLVEAFARAVPELADADVRTLLAKFGLKAAHVLRSAATLSPGERTRSALALLQARGVNLLVLDEPTNHLDLPAIEQLESALAEYPGTLLLVTHDRRMLDAVATTRRLEVADGKVTEL, encoded by the coding sequence ATGAGCGCCACACTCGTTGCCAAAAATCTCGCCGCCGGCCACGGCGACCGTGTTCTGTTCTCCGGTCTCGACCTGGTCGTCTCCCCGGGTGAGGTGATCGGTCTCGTCGGCGTCAACGGCGCGGGCAAGTCGACCCTGCTGAAAACCCTCGGCGGTCTCGTGCCGCCGGAAGAGGGAAGTGTCCGGCTGAACCCGCCGACAGCCACCGTCGGTCATCTCCCGCAGGAGCCGGAACGCCGCGCGGGTGAGTCCGTCCGCGCGTTCCTCTCGCGCCGCACCGGAGTGACCGCCGCGCAAGCCGAACTCGACGCCGCCACCGAAGCGCTCACCGCGGGTGAACCCGGCGCGGACGATGCCTACGGGCTGGCCCTCGACCGGTGGCTCGCGCTCGGCGGCGCCGACTTGGACGACCGGGCGGGCGAGGTCGTCGCGGACGTCGGGCTCACCGTCCACCTCGACCAGCCGATGATGTCGCTCTCCGGCGGGCAGGCGGCCCGGGCGGGGATGGCGTCGCTGCTGCTGAGCCGGTACGACATCTTCCTGCTCGACGAGCCGACCAACGACCTCGACCTCGACGGTCTGGAACGGCTCGAGCGGTTCGTGACCGGGCTGCGCGCCGGGACCGTGCTGGTCAGCCACGACCGGGAGTTCCTCGCCCGCACCGTGGACCGCGTCGTCGAACTCGACTACGCGCAGCAGCAGGTGCGGACCTACGGCGGTGGTTACGAGTCGTATCTGGAGGAACGCGCCGTCGCGCGGCGGCACGCCCGCGAGGAGTACGAGGAGTTCGCGAACACCAAGGCCTCGCTCGAAGCGCGCGGCGCGATGCAGCGTTCGTGGATGGAAAAGGGTGTCAAGAACGCCCGCCGCAAGGCCACCGACAACGACAAGGTGGGCCGCAAGTTCCGGAGCGAGGCGACGGAAAAGCAGGCTTCGAAGGCCCGCCAGACCGACCGCATGATCGAGCGGCTCGACGTCGTGGAGGAGCCCCGCAAGGAGTGGGAACTGCGGATGGAGATCGCCGCGGCGCCTCGGGCGGGTGCGGTCGTGGCGACCTTGCGCGGTGCGGTGGTGCGGCGGGGTGAGTTCACCCTCGGACCGCTGGACCTGCAGATCGACTGGGCGGACAAGGTCGCGATCACCGGGGCCAACGGCGCCGGGAAGTCGATGCTGCTCGCCGCCCTGCTCGGGCGGGTCCCGGTCGACGAAGGAGCCGCGTCGCTCGGCTCCGGTGTCGTGGTCGGCGAGGTCGACCAGGCACGGAAGCTGTTCCTCGGCGACCTTCCGCTCGTCGAGGCGTTCGCCCGTGCGGTACCGGAACTCGCCGACGCCGACGTCCGGACACTGCTGGCGAAGTTCGGGCTCAAGGCCGCGCACGTCCTGCGGTCGGCGGCCACGCTGTCGCCGGGGGAGCGGACCCGGTCGGCGCTGGCGCTGTTGCAGGCGCGCGGGGTGAACCTGCTGGTGCTCGACGAGCCGACCAACCACCTCGACCTGCCCGCGATCGAGCAACTGGAGTCGGCGCTGGCGGAATACCCGGGGACGCTGCTGCTGGTGACGCACGACCGGCGGATGCTGGACGCGGTGGCGACGACGCGGCGGCTGGAAGTCGCCGACGGGAAGGTCACCGAGCTCTGA
- a CDS encoding SidA/IucD/PvdA family monooxygenase: MARAVAGERVPVYDVVGVGFGPSNLALAIAVTEHNGASGTETVTAHFLERQPCFGWHRGMLIDNATMQVSFLKDLVTMRNPTSSFSFLSYLHDKDRLVDFINHKNLFPLRIEFHDYFEWAAERVDDLVSYGTEVLSVTPVFDGDEIVFFDVHARTGGELVNLRARNLVMGTGLRPNLPVGVTPGTRIWHNSELLHRLEGMAAEEPSRFVVVGAGQSAAEVSALLHDRFPLAEVCAVFARYGYSPADDSAFANRIFDPEAVGRFYEAPEAVKERLMRYHGATNYSAVDIELIDDLYRRVYREKVQGIERLKLINVSRPTEVIDTGSEVRVTVEALETGERTGIDADFVVYATGYSPADPTPLLGELASACMRDAGGRLRVERDYRIVTEPPLDGGIYLQGGTEHTHGITSSLLSNTAVRVGEILQSIVDRRGAGVSRPDYAVSGTGPA; this comes from the coding sequence ATGGCACGAGCAGTGGCCGGTGAACGGGTTCCGGTCTACGACGTGGTCGGGGTCGGGTTCGGGCCTTCCAACCTGGCGCTCGCCATCGCCGTCACCGAGCACAACGGCGCGTCCGGAACGGAGACGGTCACCGCCCACTTCCTCGAGCGGCAGCCCTGTTTCGGCTGGCATCGCGGGATGTTGATCGACAACGCCACCATGCAGGTGTCCTTCCTCAAGGATCTGGTGACGATGCGCAACCCGACGAGTTCGTTCAGCTTCCTGTCGTATCTGCACGACAAGGACCGGCTGGTCGATTTCATCAACCACAAGAACCTGTTCCCGCTGCGGATCGAGTTCCACGACTACTTCGAATGGGCGGCGGAGAGGGTCGACGATCTGGTTTCCTATGGCACCGAAGTACTTTCGGTGACGCCTGTCTTCGACGGCGACGAGATCGTGTTCTTCGACGTCCACGCCCGCACCGGCGGCGAACTGGTGAACCTGCGCGCCCGCAATCTGGTGATGGGCACCGGGCTGCGACCGAACCTCCCCGTGGGGGTGACGCCGGGCACCCGGATCTGGCACAACAGCGAACTGCTGCACCGGCTCGAGGGCATGGCCGCCGAGGAACCGAGCCGGTTCGTCGTCGTCGGCGCCGGTCAGAGCGCGGCCGAGGTCAGCGCACTGCTGCACGATCGCTTCCCCCTGGCCGAGGTGTGCGCGGTGTTCGCGCGGTACGGCTACAGCCCGGCCGACGACAGCGCGTTCGCCAACCGCATCTTCGATCCCGAGGCGGTCGGGCGGTTCTACGAGGCGCCGGAAGCGGTCAAGGAGCGCTTGATGCGCTACCACGGCGCGACCAACTACTCGGCCGTCGACATCGAACTCATCGACGACCTGTACCGGCGTGTCTACCGCGAGAAGGTGCAGGGGATCGAACGGCTGAAGCTGATCAACGTCTCCCGTCCCACCGAGGTCATCGACACCGGTTCCGAAGTGCGGGTCACCGTCGAGGCGCTGGAGACCGGCGAGCGGACCGGTATCGACGCCGATTTCGTCGTGTACGCCACCGGGTACAGCCCGGCGGATCCGACGCCGCTGCTCGGTGAGCTCGCCTCCGCCTGCATGCGCGACGCCGGGGGCAGGCTCCGCGTCGAACGCGACTACCGGATCGTCACCGAACCGCCGCTGGACGGCGGGATCTACCTGCAAGGCGGCACGGAGCACACGCACGGCATCACGTCGTCGCTGCTGTCCAACACCGCGGTCCGGGTCGGGGAGATTCTTCAGTCCATTGTGGACAGGCGGGGTGCCGGCGTGTCCCGGCCCGACTACGCGGTCAGCGGGACCGGACCCGCCTGA
- a CDS encoding PPOX class F420-dependent oxidoreductase, whose product MPEKMTAEQRRVFLAEGTRTAVFATVRPDGRPHAVPVWFAPDGDDILVNLGADTVKGRALKENPRVSVVVDDPVPPYSFVSVEGVAEIVTEPEGVREGSARIAQRYLGEAGPEAIEGWLPYATSPGKVIVRVRPENIVAIAKVGD is encoded by the coding sequence ATGCCGGAGAAGATGACCGCCGAACAGCGCCGCGTCTTTCTCGCCGAAGGCACCCGCACCGCCGTCTTCGCGACGGTCCGCCCGGACGGCAGGCCGCACGCGGTCCCGGTCTGGTTCGCCCCCGACGGGGACGACATCCTGGTCAATCTGGGCGCCGACACCGTCAAAGGCAGGGCACTCAAAGAGAATCCGCGCGTGTCGGTGGTCGTCGACGACCCCGTCCCGCCCTATTCGTTCGTGAGCGTGGAGGGGGTCGCGGAAATCGTCACCGAGCCCGAGGGGGTTCGTGAGGGTTCGGCGCGGATCGCTCAGCGGTACCTCGGGGAGGCCGGGCCGGAGGCGATCGAGGGCTGGCTGCCCTATGCGACGTCACCGGGGAAGGTGATCGTGCGTGTGCGGCCGGAGAACATCGTGGCGATCGCGAAGGTCGGTGACTGA
- a CDS encoding RNA polymerase subunit sigma-70, whose translation MTDTITAAKAGDETAFAALTGRHRRELHVHCYRMLGSFDEAEDVVQEALLNAWRGLDTFDGGNFRAWLYRIATNACLDAIRKSERRMPSLRSFAEVPWIQPYPDRLLDEIAPSEAEPDALAVARETIELAFLAALQLLPPQQRAVLILRDVLGWRAAETATLLDLSVPAANSALQRGRATLRERLPQRRGEWSAAAPSEEERALVRRLVEAHDSGDFGTLGSLVRDDVRVTMPPEPHCYIGLEHLARHGRIAEEMGEWRAVAVDANRMPAFASYLRRPGDTVFRAFKLDLVRVVEGKAAEFTTFDSHLFPAFGLDATLEG comes from the coding sequence ATGACCGACACGATCACCGCGGCGAAGGCGGGCGACGAAACCGCCTTCGCCGCGCTCACCGGACGACACCGGCGGGAACTGCACGTCCACTGCTACCGGATGCTCGGCTCCTTCGACGAGGCGGAGGACGTCGTCCAGGAGGCGCTGCTCAACGCGTGGCGCGGGCTGGACACGTTCGACGGCGGCAACTTCCGCGCGTGGCTGTACCGGATCGCCACCAACGCCTGCCTCGACGCGATCCGCAAGAGCGAGCGACGGATGCCGTCGCTGCGCTCGTTCGCCGAAGTCCCGTGGATCCAGCCGTATCCGGACCGGCTGCTGGACGAGATCGCGCCGTCCGAGGCCGAACCGGACGCGCTCGCCGTCGCCAGGGAGACCATCGAACTCGCCTTCCTCGCGGCCCTGCAGTTGCTGCCACCGCAGCAGCGCGCGGTGCTGATCCTGCGCGACGTGCTCGGCTGGCGGGCCGCCGAGACCGCGACCCTGCTCGACCTTTCCGTCCCGGCCGCGAACAGCGCCCTGCAACGCGGCCGCGCCACCCTGCGGGAACGCCTCCCGCAGCGGCGCGGGGAATGGTCCGCCGCCGCGCCCTCCGAAGAGGAACGGGCGCTGGTCCGGCGACTCGTCGAGGCTCACGACAGCGGCGACTTCGGCACGCTGGGCAGTCTGGTCCGCGATGACGTCCGCGTGACCATGCCGCCGGAACCCCACTGCTACATCGGGCTCGAACACCTCGCCCGGCACGGCAGGATCGCCGAGGAGATGGGCGAATGGCGCGCCGTCGCGGTCGACGCGAACCGCATGCCCGCGTTCGCCTCGTACCTGCGGCGTCCCGGCGACACCGTCTTCCGCGCGTTCAAACTCGATCTCGTCCGCGTCGTCGAGGGCAAGGCCGCGGAGTTCACCACGTTCGACAGCCACCTGTTCCCGGCCTTCGGCCTGGACGCCACCCTGGAGGGATGA
- a CDS encoding DMT family transporter: MWWGLVCAFFAACAYGVASVLQAIAAKATSGTEDRVDPRLLVRVLRQWKFVAGLALDVLGFVAQLAALRVLPLFVVQAALAGSLAVTAVAARTLGVRLGRREWTAVAVVCAGLALLGMSAESEGSSATGPGFRLVLIGAVVVLGTAGMFAGRAPRRIRTPALGLIAGLCFGVVALSGRVLTSLAPPDLLTDPAVYTLGVAGALAMLFYATALHRGSVTTSTAMMVIGETVFPSLIGVVVLGDTTRPGFTAVAAVGFVLAVSAALALTRFGEPAPIEPVSAQPGRPRAGKPGARPDTGR, encoded by the coding sequence ATGTGGTGGGGATTGGTTTGCGCGTTCTTCGCGGCCTGTGCGTACGGCGTCGCTTCGGTGCTGCAGGCGATCGCCGCGAAAGCGACCTCGGGCACCGAGGACCGCGTCGATCCCCGGCTGCTCGTGCGGGTGTTGCGGCAGTGGAAGTTCGTCGCGGGGCTGGCGCTGGACGTGCTCGGGTTCGTCGCCCAGCTCGCCGCTCTGCGCGTGCTGCCGCTGTTCGTGGTCCAAGCGGCGCTGGCGGGAAGCCTCGCCGTGACCGCGGTCGCGGCGAGGACACTCGGCGTCCGGTTGGGACGTCGCGAGTGGACGGCGGTCGCCGTCGTCTGCGCCGGGCTCGCGTTGCTCGGCATGTCGGCGGAGAGCGAGGGCTCGTCGGCGACCGGGCCGGGTTTCCGGCTCGTGCTGATCGGCGCGGTGGTCGTACTCGGCACGGCGGGAATGTTCGCCGGCCGCGCGCCGCGGCGGATCCGGACGCCGGCGCTGGGTCTGATCGCGGGCCTGTGCTTCGGTGTGGTCGCCCTTTCCGGCCGAGTGCTCACCAGTCTCGCCCCGCCGGATCTGCTGACCGACCCCGCCGTCTACACCCTGGGCGTGGCGGGCGCGCTGGCGATGTTGTTCTACGCCACCGCGTTGCACCGCGGCAGTGTCACCACCTCGACCGCGATGATGGTGATCGGCGAGACCGTCTTCCCTTCGCTCATCGGGGTTGTCGTGCTGGGCGACACCACGCGACCGGGGTTCACGGCCGTGGCGGCGGTCGGGTTCGTGCTCGCGGTGTCGGCGGCGCTGGCGCTGACCCGCTTCGGCGAACCGGCGCCGATCGAGCCGGTCAGCGCGCAACCCGGCCGACCCCGCGCCGGGAAACCAGGAGCCAGGCCAGATACAGGCCGCTGA
- a CDS encoding DinB family protein: MSNTSSSAAEPVARAWPDGVAEDEAGIQWDFLRFLRATAVNKVAGLTREQAAATPLPASQRMSALGLVKHLTAVERWWLSIEAGGAELPSLWDGSPDPSWDLTEDDDPRSVVEAYRAEWMLSESSLAGISPDDRARRSGKFTVRWVLAHVVQETARHVGHLDILRELADGTTGE, encoded by the coding sequence ATGTCGAACACGAGTTCGAGTGCCGCCGAGCCGGTGGCGCGAGCCTGGCCGGACGGGGTCGCCGAGGACGAAGCCGGGATCCAGTGGGACTTCCTGCGCTTTCTCCGCGCCACCGCGGTGAACAAGGTCGCCGGGCTGACCAGGGAGCAGGCGGCCGCGACGCCGCTGCCGGCGTCCCAGCGGATGAGCGCGCTGGGACTGGTCAAGCATTTGACCGCCGTGGAGCGCTGGTGGCTCTCCATCGAAGCGGGCGGTGCCGAGCTGCCTTCGCTGTGGGACGGCTCACCGGATCCGAGCTGGGACCTGACCGAGGACGACGACCCGCGTTCGGTCGTCGAGGCGTACCGCGCGGAGTGGATGCTCTCGGAGTCGTCGCTGGCCGGGATCTCGCCGGACGACCGCGCGCGCCGGTCGGGGAAGTTCACCGTCCGGTGGGTGCTCGCGCACGTCGTTCAGGAAACGGCGCGGCACGTCGGGCACCTGGACATCTTGCGAGAGCTGGCCGACGGGACCACGGGGGAGTAG
- a CDS encoding MbtH family protein yields MTNPFENPDGTYLVLANDEGQHSLWPEFVEVPAGWTTKFGPASRSECLEYVEHNWTDLRPTSLVEVMES; encoded by the coding sequence ATGACGAACCCGTTCGAGAACCCCGACGGTACGTACCTGGTGCTGGCCAACGACGAGGGTCAGCACAGCCTGTGGCCCGAGTTCGTCGAGGTCCCGGCGGGCTGGACCACGAAGTTCGGCCCGGCCTCGCGCTCGGAGTGCCTCGAGTACGTCGAGCACAACTGGACCGACCTGCGTCCCACGTCGCTCGTCGAGGTCATGGAGTCCTGA
- a CDS encoding MBL fold metallo-hydrolase, which produces MADRLYFRQLLAGRDFAVGDPVATQMVNFAYLIGDRETNEAVVVDPAYAVGDLLDLLEADGMRLTGVLATHHHPDHVGGEMMGFSLPGIAELLERVQVPIHVNTAEAEWVRRITGVSGTDLRSHEHDEVLEVGAVPIRLLHTPGHTPGSQCFLVDGRLVSGDTLFLEGCGRTDFPGGDADAIFRSLHWLAGLDGDPVVYPGHQYSAEPSANLSRVKDTNFVYRPKSLEEWRSMFGG; this is translated from the coding sequence ATGGCTGACAGGCTGTACTTCCGGCAATTGCTCGCGGGCCGTGACTTCGCGGTGGGGGATCCGGTCGCGACGCAGATGGTCAACTTCGCCTATCTGATCGGCGACCGGGAGACGAACGAGGCCGTCGTCGTCGACCCGGCGTACGCGGTCGGTGATCTGCTCGATCTGCTGGAAGCCGACGGCATGCGGCTGACCGGAGTCCTCGCGACACACCACCACCCCGACCACGTCGGCGGCGAGATGATGGGATTTTCGCTGCCGGGGATCGCGGAGTTGCTGGAGCGCGTCCAGGTACCGATCCACGTCAACACCGCCGAAGCCGAATGGGTCCGCCGGATCACCGGTGTCTCGGGGACCGACCTGCGCTCGCACGAACACGACGAGGTGCTGGAGGTCGGCGCGGTGCCGATCCGGCTGCTGCACACGCCGGGACACACGCCCGGCAGCCAGTGCTTCCTGGTCGACGGGCGGCTCGTCTCCGGGGACACGCTGTTCCTCGAAGGCTGCGGCCGGACCGATTTCCCCGGCGGTGACGCGGACGCGATCTTCCGGAGCCTGCACTGGCTCGCCGGGCTGGACGGGGATCCGGTCGTCTACCCGGGTCACCAGTACTCCGCCGAGCCGTCGGCGAACCTTTCGCGGGTGAAGGACACGAACTTCGTGTACCGGCCGAAATCGCTGGAGGAATGGCGGTCGATGTTCGGCGGCTGA
- a CDS encoding LLM class flavin-dependent oxidoreductase, whose amino-acid sequence MTLKLHWFLPTTGDGRTIVEHFHASRAAGASAAREPSLDYLAQVARAAEANGFEGVLTPTGTWCEDAWLTTAALIRETSTLKFLVAFRPGTVSPTLAAQMAGTFQRISRGRVLLNVVTGGDAVEQRRFGDWHGHDQRYARTGEFLEIVRGVWSGKPFDYAGEHLEVEGATTRAVPDPVPPIYFGGSSAAALPVAARHADVYLTWGEPPAQVAEKIAKVRELADEQGRKLRFGIRLHTLSRDTSAEAWAEAGKLLEAIDPERIAHTQEQLSASESVGQQRMAALHGGKTDGGVRGLEIHPNLWAGIGLVRGGAGTALVGSHGEVADLIEEYHAHGIEEFVLSGYPHLEEAYWFGEGVRPELLRRGLVA is encoded by the coding sequence GTGACGCTCAAGCTGCATTGGTTCCTGCCCACCACCGGTGACGGCCGGACGATCGTGGAGCATTTCCACGCCAGCCGCGCCGCCGGGGCGTCCGCCGCCCGCGAGCCGAGCCTCGACTACCTCGCGCAGGTCGCCCGCGCCGCCGAGGCCAACGGCTTCGAGGGCGTGCTGACGCCGACCGGGACCTGGTGCGAGGACGCGTGGCTGACGACGGCCGCGCTCATCCGCGAGACGAGCACCCTCAAGTTCCTCGTCGCGTTCCGGCCGGGAACGGTGTCGCCGACGCTGGCCGCGCAGATGGCCGGAACGTTCCAGCGAATCTCGCGAGGACGCGTGCTGCTCAACGTCGTCACCGGCGGCGACGCGGTCGAGCAGCGCCGTTTCGGTGACTGGCACGGCCACGACCAGCGTTACGCGCGCACCGGCGAGTTCCTCGAAATCGTGCGCGGTGTGTGGAGCGGCAAGCCGTTCGACTACGCGGGCGAGCATCTCGAAGTCGAGGGCGCGACCACGCGAGCGGTGCCCGATCCGGTACCGCCGATCTACTTCGGTGGCTCGTCCGCGGCCGCGCTCCCGGTCGCGGCGAGACACGCCGACGTCTACCTGACCTGGGGCGAGCCGCCCGCGCAGGTCGCGGAAAAGATCGCCAAGGTCCGCGAACTCGCCGACGAGCAAGGACGGAAACTCCGGTTCGGCATCCGGCTGCACACCCTTTCCCGTGACACGTCGGCGGAAGCCTGGGCGGAGGCGGGAAAGCTGCTGGAGGCGATCGATCCCGAGCGGATCGCCCACACGCAGGAACAGTTGTCCGCCAGCGAATCCGTGGGCCAGCAGCGGATGGCCGCGCTGCACGGCGGGAAGACCGACGGCGGTGTCCGCGGTCTGGAGATCCACCCGAACCTGTGGGCCGGGATCGGCCTGGTGCGCGGCGGCGCGGGCACCGCCCTCGTCGGCAGTCACGGGGAGGTCGCCGACCTCATCGAGGAGTACCACGCGCACGGCATCGAGGAGTTCGTCCTCTCCGGGTACCCGCACCTGGAAGAGGCGTACTGGTTCGGAGAAGGCGTGCGGCCGGAACTGCTCCGGCGAGGGCTCGTCGCGTAG
- a CDS encoding DUF4073 domain-containing protein: MVAAGGAAAGAAMLPGQAEARPQGQAKWGPHWPVVRFNILSDIQGDLADFGKALDDLHAINPGSAGLGIAGDLTPRGYDFEYAQLRSTFDKHPHPREVAWAIGNHEFYVPKWRDPDTLAQETWPNGTTEDSLFRSFYRFAGRNTVYSETSFGGVPVLCLGTERYAKYHDPKLWDEVWMSDRQFTWLEQRLRYWSNRRSPVMVLTHHPLPNTVSGTHNKLYRSDYLQPDRLLSILGRHRDVFLFSGHTHWDLNLSDWVVRRVVPGTGNLEGFTVVNTAAVQTGWTDDGKGGEVSLGGAFNQGLQVEVSPGSVVIKARDFTTKTWLKQITVPLHDSWGFPH, from the coding sequence ATGGTGGCCGCCGGTGGCGCGGCGGCAGGGGCAGCGATGCTGCCTGGTCAGGCGGAGGCGCGACCCCAGGGGCAAGCGAAGTGGGGACCGCACTGGCCGGTCGTCCGCTTCAACATCCTCAGCGACATCCAGGGGGACCTCGCCGACTTCGGCAAGGCGCTCGACGACCTGCACGCGATCAACCCGGGCAGCGCGGGACTCGGTATCGCGGGGGATCTCACCCCGCGCGGCTACGACTTCGAGTACGCCCAGCTTCGTTCGACCTTCGACAAGCACCCGCATCCGCGTGAGGTCGCGTGGGCCATCGGCAACCACGAGTTCTACGTCCCGAAATGGCGGGATCCCGACACCCTGGCCCAGGAGACCTGGCCCAACGGGACGACCGAGGACTCCCTTTTCCGCAGCTTCTACCGGTTCGCGGGCCGCAACACCGTCTACTCCGAGACGTCGTTCGGCGGTGTTCCGGTGCTCTGCCTCGGAACCGAGCGGTACGCGAAGTACCACGACCCCAAACTGTGGGACGAGGTCTGGATGAGCGACCGGCAGTTCACCTGGCTAGAACAGCGCCTCCGGTACTGGTCGAACCGGCGCAGCCCGGTGATGGTGCTGACCCATCATCCGCTGCCCAACACCGTTTCCGGGACGCACAACAAGCTCTACCGGTCCGACTACCTCCAGCCCGACAGGCTGCTTTCGATCCTCGGCCGTCACCGGGACGTGTTCCTCTTCTCCGGGCACACGCACTGGGATCTGAACCTTTCGGACTGGGTCGTCCGCCGCGTGGTGCCGGGCACCGGCAATCTCGAAGGGTTCACCGTCGTCAACACCGCCGCCGTGCAGACCGGCTGGACGGATGACGGCAAGGGCGGTGAAGTGTCCCTCGGCGGCGCGTTCAACCAGGGGCTGCAGGTCGAGGTCTCACCGGGCTCGGTGGTCATCAAGGCCCGGGACTTCACCACGAAGACCTGGCTGAAGCAGATCACCGTTCCGCTGCACGACTCCTGGGGATTCCCGCACTGA